Proteins from a single region of Nerophis lumbriciformis linkage group LG36, RoL_Nlum_v2.1, whole genome shotgun sequence:
- the egr1 gene encoding early growth response protein 1, producing MAAAKTEMILPALQISEPLSFPHSPMDNYPKLEEVMMLSPAGTPFLAASAPEGAGFGSGEPGEQYDHLAGDTLPDIPFNCDKSAGDQTYSTPRLPPISYTGRFTLEPASACSNSLWAEPILNLFSGLMGNATSLSTSSSSSAPTSSSSPSSSASSLQSSSLTSSVHHSEPNPIYSAAPTYSNPNSDIFPDQGQAFSVPNAGALYPPPAYPNGKTCGASFPVPMIPDYLFPQQQGEISLVPPDQKPFQSQSSQPSLTPLSTIKAFATQTGSQDLKSVYQSQLIKPSRMRKYPTRPSKTPPHERPYACPVETCDRRFSRSDELTRHIRIHTGQKPFQCRICMRNFSRSDHLTTHIRTHTGEKPFACEICGRKFARSDERKRHTKIHLRQKDKKAEKAGALPVQAPVSAASPASSYPSPITSYPSPVSSYPSPVTSCYSSPAHTSYPSPSIATTYPSVSMSSTFQSQVASPYSSSVVSNSYSSPVPTPLSDLQSTLSPRTIEIC from the exons ATGGCTGCAGCCAAGACCGAGATGATCCTCCCGGCCCTGCAGATCTCCGAGCCCTTGAGCTTCCCTCACTCCCCCATGGATAACTACCCCAAGCTGGAGGAGGTGATGATGCTCAGCCCTGCGGGGACACCGTTCCTCGCAGCCTCCGCGCCCGAAGGTGCCGGCTTCGGCTCCGGGGAACCGGGGGAGCAGTACGACCACCTTGCTGGAG ATACGCTCCCCGACATCCCCTTCAACTGTGACAAGTCGGCGGGAGATCAGACGTACTCGACCCCGCGGCTGCCCCCCATCTCCTACACGGGCCGCTTCACCCTGGAGCCCGCCAGCGCCTGCAGCAACAGCCTTTGGGCGGAGCCTATTTTGAACCTGTTCAGCGGCCTGATGGGCAACGCCACCTCCCTGAGCACCTCGTCCTCGTCGTCCGCCCCGACGTCCTCCTCGTCCCCCTCATCCAGCGCCTCCTCGTTGCAGAGCTCCAGCCTGACGTCCTCCGTCCACCACAGCGAGCCCAACCCCATCTACTCCGCCGCTCCGACCTACTCCAACCCCAACTCCGATATCTTCCCAGACCAAGGTCAAGCCTTCTCCGTCCCCAACGCGGGCGCCCTCTACCCTCCCCCTGCCTACCCTAATGGCAAGACCTGCGGCGCAAGCTTCCCCGTGCCCATGATTCCTGACTACCTGTTCCCTCAGCAGCAGGGAGAGATCAGCCTGGTGCCGCCCGACCAAAAGCCATTCCAGAGTCAGTCAAGCCAGCCCTCTCTCACCCCTCTGTCCACCATCAAGGCCTTCGCCACCCAGACGGGCTCCCAAGACCTAAAGAGCGTCTATCAGTCCCAGCTGATCAAGCCCAGCCGCATGCGCAAGTACCCCACCCGGCCGAGCAAGACCCCGCCCCACGAGAGACCCTACGCCTGCCCGGTGGAGACCTGCGACCGCCGCTTCTCCCGCTCCGACGAGCTGACGCGCCACATCCGAATCCACACGGGCCAGAAGCCCTTCCAGTGCCGCATCTGCATGCGCAACTTCAGCCGCAGCGACCACCTGACCACGCACATCCGCACTCACACGGGCGAGAAGCCCTTCGCCTGCGAGATCTGCGGACGCAAGTTCGCTCGCAGCGACGAGAGGAAGAGGCACACGAAGATCCACCTGCGGCAGAAGGACAAGAAGGCGGAGAAAGCCGGGGCGCTGCCGGTGCAGGCGCCCGTGTCGGCCGCCTCGCCCGCCTCTAGCTACCCCTCGCCCATCACCTCATACCCCTCCCCGGTGTCTTCTTACCCGTCCCCCGTCACCTCCTGCTACTCTTCCCCGGCTCACACTTCCTATCCGTCTCCTTCCATCGCCACCACCTACCCGTCAGTGTCCATGTCCAGCACCTTCCAGTCCCAGGTAGCCTCTCCCTACTCCTCTTCAGTCGTCTCCAACAGCTACAGCTCCCCCGTGCCCACACCACTATCAGACCTGCAGAGCACTCTCTCCCCGAGGACAATTGAGATCTGCTAA